The Chlamydia poikilotherma DNA segment TAGCCCTCGAGATGGTGAGATTTTATTTTCTCTGTTCAGGAATGTCTCTGGACTATTTAGGCTGGCCAATTACTGCGAATGCTTATGGACGCCAATTCGGAGGTTTTTTTGGCTGGTCAGGAGAAAGCTTTGTCATAGTAGCTACAGGAATTAGTTTTTACCAATTGTTATTAGGAAAGCGCTTTGCACGAGTAGCTTGGTTGGGATGTTTTCTTTTCCCCTATATTTTAGGAGGATTACACTATGAATATCTCAAAAATACTTTTTCAAAAGAGGAAAGTCTGCGCATAGCTGTTATGCAACCAGCATCCTCAACTCTTTTAGAAGGGCCTTGGTCAGGATCTCCAGCAATGGCTTGGCAAAGGCTTGTTAGTCTTTCTTCTATTGTGCGAAAACCTGTAGATCTCCTTATTTTCCCTGAGGTTTCCGTTCCCTTTGGAAGAGATAGAAAAATCTACCCTTATGACGATAGTCAGGTGATACTTTCTCCTTTAACGCATTTTAAACATAAAGATGAACTTTTGGCGAATATAGATTGGATGCAAGCTCTTTCCAATCATTTTAATTGCCCTATTCTTATGGGTCTAGAGCGTTGGGAGGAACTGGATTCTAAACTGCATCTGTATAATTCTGCTGAGTGTATTTCTCAACACGGTGAGCTAGTTGGATATGATAAGCGTGTTTTAGTTCCCGGGGGAGAGTATATTCCAGGAGGCAAGTTTGGTTGGTCGGTTTGTAAGAAATATTTCCCAGAATATGCATTATCTTTTCAGCGCATCCCTGGGGGACGTTCCGGAATTATAGAGGTAGAAAACTTACCGCGAATGGGAGTTTCCATCTGTTACGAAGAGACTTTTGGAATGCTATTACGCAATTATAAGCGAGAGGGAGCAAAGCTCCTTGTAAATTTAACTAATGATGGATGGTATCCCTCATCAAGATTACCGCAAGTACATTTTTATCACGGTATTTTACGGAATCAGGAGTTGGGGCTGCCTTGTGTTCGTTCTTGTCATACTGGTATTACTGTGGCCGCAGATGCATTAGGAAGGATAATAAAAATGCTTCCTTATGAGACGCCTTCTCGGAAGGCGTCTCCAGGAGTTTTACAAGTAGCCCTTCCTCTTCAAAATTATCCTACTCTATATGCATTTTGGGGAGATTTCCCTTTGATTTTCGTATCTTTGCTATCACTAGGGTATATTGGCTGTTATTTTGGATATCGCTTGCTTGCTAAAAAAGAAAAAGGATAATATACGAACACTCTTTGTCAGGTTTTT contains these protein-coding regions:
- the lnt gene encoding apolipoprotein N-acyltransferase, coding for MLRILSFLCSWVLIAFAQPDVSWFFSLLGSATGYGFLWYSLEPQKNPYLSWRRLMSLLFFWSVTINGVHFSWMLSDLYVGRFIYVVWGMLIGLLALLFTAFSCLLFYIVRKKHVKILWCLPGLWVALEMVRFYFLCSGMSLDYLGWPITANAYGRQFGGFFGWSGESFVIVATGISFYQLLLGKRFARVAWLGCFLFPYILGGLHYEYLKNTFSKEESLRIAVMQPASSTLLEGPWSGSPAMAWQRLVSLSSIVRKPVDLLIFPEVSVPFGRDRKIYPYDDSQVILSPLTHFKHKDELLANIDWMQALSNHFNCPILMGLERWEELDSKLHLYNSAECISQHGELVGYDKRVLVPGGEYIPGGKFGWSVCKKYFPEYALSFQRIPGGRSGIIEVENLPRMGVSICYEETFGMLLRNYKREGAKLLVNLTNDGWYPSSRLPQVHFYHGILRNQELGLPCVRSCHTGITVAADALGRIIKMLPYETPSRKASPGVLQVALPLQNYPTLYAFWGDFPLIFVSLLSLGYIGCYFGYRLLAKKEKG